From the genome of Fusobacterium varium, one region includes:
- the scpC gene encoding Propionyl-CoA:succinate CoA transferase, with product MDWKEEYKKRVYSPEEAVKKIKSNNRVVICHAAGEPQTLVDAMVKNYKEYENVEIVHMVPLGKCEYMKPEMAGHFRHNGLFLGGGTREAVSAGAGEYTPSFFFEIPKLFRKGGNLPVDVALIQVSLPDEHGYCSLGITCDYTKAAAENAKCVIAQVNKFMPRVLGDNFIHISEIDAIVEKDEPIIVLNPPKIGDVERKIGEYCASLINDGDTLQLGIGGIPDAVLTFLKDKKDLGIHSEMISDGVVDLVKAGVINNSKKTLHRGKSIVSFLMGTRKLYDYVDDNPSVEIYPVDYVNDPRVISKNDNIVSINSAIQVDLMGQVNAETIGTKQFSGTGGQVDFVRGTAFALNGKSIIAIPSTASKGKVSRITAYLDEGAAVTTSRNDVQYIITEYGIADLRGKTLRERAKELIKIAHPDFREELTQKALEKYKTL from the coding sequence ATGGATTGGAAAGAAGAATATAAAAAAAGGGTTTATTCTCCAGAAGAAGCAGTAAAAAAAATAAAATCAAATAATCGTGTTGTTATATGCCACGCAGCAGGAGAACCACAAACTTTGGTAGATGCAATGGTGAAAAACTACAAGGAATATGAAAATGTAGAAATAGTTCATATGGTTCCCCTTGGAAAATGTGAATATATGAAGCCAGAGATGGCAGGACATTTCAGACATAACGGGCTTTTCTTAGGAGGAGGAACAAGAGAGGCAGTAAGTGCAGGAGCTGGAGAATATACACCATCATTTTTCTTTGAAATACCAAAATTATTTAGAAAAGGAGGAAATCTTCCAGTAGATGTGGCTTTGATACAGGTATCTCTTCCTGATGAACATGGATACTGCAGTTTGGGAATAACTTGCGACTATACAAAAGCTGCTGCTGAGAATGCAAAGTGTGTTATAGCCCAGGTGAATAAATTTATGCCAAGAGTGTTGGGAGATAACTTTATACACATATCAGAAATAGATGCAATAGTAGAAAAAGATGAGCCTATAATTGTTTTAAATCCACCTAAGATAGGAGATGTAGAAAGAAAAATAGGGGAATACTGTGCAAGTCTGATAAATGATGGAGATACATTGCAGTTAGGTATAGGAGGTATACCAGATGCAGTGCTTACATTTCTGAAGGATAAAAAAGATTTGGGAATACATTCAGAAATGATATCAGATGGAGTGGTGGATTTAGTAAAAGCAGGAGTTATCAACAACAGTAAAAAGACTCTTCATAGAGGAAAATCTATTGTAAGTTTCCTTATGGGAACTAGAAAACTGTATGATTATGTAGATGACAATCCAAGTGTAGAAATATATCCAGTAGACTATGTAAATGATCCGAGAGTAATATCTAAAAATGACAATATAGTTTCTATAAATTCAGCTATACAAGTTGATTTAATGGGACAGGTAAATGCTGAAACTATTGGAACAAAACAATTCAGTGGTACTGGAGGACAGGTAGATTTTGTAAGGGGAACAGCCTTTGCTCTAAATGGAAAATCAATAATAGCAATACCTTCTACAGCTTCTAAAGGAAAAGTATCAAGAATTACTGCTTATTTAGATGAAGGAGCAGCTGTTACTACTTCAAGAAATGATGTACAGTATATAATCACTGAATATGGAATTGCTGATTTAAGAGGAAAAACTTTGAGAGAAAGAGCAAAGGAACTTATAAAAATAGCTCACCCTGATTTTAGAGAAGAATTAACTCAGAAAGCATTGGAAAAATATAAAACACTTTAG
- a CDS encoding IscR-regulated protein YhgI, producing the protein MEKIEKFLDEEIRPELQKHNGDISIEEYDEKSKKLVLRLMGQCCTCPHSIDTTENFIKVSIKEKFPEIETLHVNAGASKEFIEIAKAYLRGR; encoded by the coding sequence ATGGAAAAAATAGAAAAATTTTTAGATGAGGAGATAAGACCAGAACTGCAAAAGCATAATGGGGATATATCTATCGAAGAGTATGATGAGAAAAGTAAAAAACTTGTTTTAAGATTGATGGGGCAGTGTTGTACCTGCCCTCATTCAATTGATACTACTGAAAATTTTATAAAAGTCAGTATAAAGGAGAAATTTCCAGAAATAGAAACCCTACATGTAAATGCAGGAGCTTCCAAAGAGTTTATAGAAATAGCTAAAGCATATTTAAGAGGGAGGTAG
- a CDS encoding acyl-CoA thioesterase YbgC, which produces MFSYKYKIVQEDINYGGHVGNERALLFFQFSRMAFFESLGFTELDLGDGVGVIQKNGYVEYNKELFLNDEIEIKIVKAEIERTNFTLHYEIYNTAGEKVINGYTMLVCFDYTAKKIKRVPQSFKSKIEALA; this is translated from the coding sequence ATGTTTTCATACAAATATAAGATAGTACAGGAAGATATAAACTATGGAGGTCATGTTGGGAATGAAAGAGCTCTTCTCTTTTTTCAATTTTCAAGAATGGCATTCTTTGAATCTCTAGGATTTACAGAATTAGATTTAGGAGATGGAGTTGGAGTTATCCAAAAAAATGGATATGTTGAGTACAACAAAGAACTTTTCTTAAATGATGAAATTGAAATAAAAATAGTTAAAGCTGAAATTGAAAGAACTAACTTTACACTTCATTACGAGATATACAATACTGCTGGAGAGAAAGTAATCAATGGCTATACAATGCTTGTATGCTTTGACTACACAGCTAAAAAAATAAAGAGAGTTCCACAAAGTTTCAAAAGTAAAATTGAAGCTCTAGCTTAA
- a CDS encoding Predicted acetyltransferase involved in intracellular survival and related acetyltransferases, translating into MGRITNVESMLKRLHLKGSNLKISVIDKIIEENNGVFEIDINGNVSKKDKIENDMEIDVSELNQLLFGYFSMKEMIELERVKINNTEKVSELEKLFAKKKVYIQEYQ; encoded by the coding sequence ATGGGAAGAATAACTAATGTAGAAAGTATGCTTAAAAGACTTCATTTAAAAGGAAGTAACTTAAAAATATCTGTTATTGATAAAATTATTGAGGAAAATAATGGGGTATTTGAAATTGATATAAATGGAAATGTTAGCAAAAAAGATAAGATAGAAAATGATATGGAAATAGATGTATCAGAATTAAATCAGTTGCTATTTGGGTATTTTTCTATGAAGGAAATGATTGAACTAGAAAGAGTAAAGATAAATAATACAGAGAAAGTAAGTGAATTGGAAAAATTATTTGCTAAAAAGAAAGTGTATATTCAAGAATATCAATAA
- the abfD gene encoding 4-hydroxybutyryl-CoA dehydratase/vinylacetyl-CoA-Delta-isomerase, protein MALKTPQEYLDSLRKLNLEVYLLGERVKDPVDNPIIRPSLNSVIMTYELAQDPKYADLMVVNSHLTGEKINRFTHIHQSTEDLVKKVKMQRLLGQKTGSCFQRCVGMDAFNAVYSTTYETDQKYGTEYHARFKKFLEYVQKEDLTVDGAMTDPKGDRGLSPSKQEDPDLFLHIVEKRKDGIVVRGAKVHQTGIVNSHEVLVMPTISMTEEDKEYAVAFSVPTDTKGIKIIYGRQSCDTRKLEEGTLDRGNPKFGGHEALVIFDNVFVPTERIFMCEEYDFSGMLVERFAGFHRQSYGGCKVGVGDVLIGAAALIADYNGTKKASHVKDKIIEMIHLNETLYCAGIACSSEGHPTVAGSYEIDMLLANICKQNVTRFPYEIARLAEDIAGGLFVTMPSEKDYRDPVLGAYIDKYLKGVAAVPTIDRMKVLRLIENLTLGTAAVGYRTESMHGAGSPQAQRIMISRQSNLEVKKQFVKDILDIKD, encoded by the coding sequence ATGGCTTTAAAAACACCACAAGAGTATTTAGATAGTTTAAGAAAATTAAATTTGGAAGTTTATCTTCTAGGAGAAAGAGTGAAGGACCCTGTAGATAACCCTATTATCAGACCATCTTTGAACTCAGTTATAATGACTTATGAGCTTGCACAAGATCCAAAATATGCTGACCTGATGGTAGTTAATTCTCATTTGACAGGAGAAAAAATTAATAGATTCACACATATACATCAAAGTACTGAAGATCTTGTAAAGAAAGTAAAAATGCAGAGATTATTGGGACAGAAAACAGGTTCTTGTTTTCAGCGTTGTGTAGGAATGGACGCTTTCAATGCTGTATACAGTACTACTTATGAAACAGATCAAAAATATGGAACAGAATATCATGCCAGATTTAAAAAATTTCTTGAATATGTACAAAAAGAAGATTTAACAGTAGATGGAGCTATGACTGACCCTAAAGGTGACAGAGGACTTTCACCATCAAAACAGGAAGATCCTGATTTATTTCTTCATATAGTTGAAAAAAGAAAAGATGGAATAGTAGTAAGAGGAGCAAAAGTACATCAGACAGGAATAGTAAATTCTCATGAAGTACTTGTAATGCCTACTATATCTATGACAGAGGAAGATAAAGAATATGCAGTAGCTTTTTCTGTACCTACTGATACAAAAGGAATAAAAATCATCTATGGAAGACAATCTTGCGACACTAGAAAACTTGAAGAAGGAACTTTGGATAGAGGAAATCCTAAATTTGGAGGACATGAAGCTCTGGTTATATTTGATAATGTATTTGTACCAACTGAACGTATATTTATGTGTGAAGAATATGATTTCTCTGGAATGCTTGTAGAAAGATTTGCAGGATTCCACAGACAAAGTTATGGAGGATGTAAAGTAGGAGTTGGAGATGTACTTATTGGAGCAGCAGCACTTATTGCAGACTACAATGGAACAAAAAAAGCTTCTCATGTAAAAGATAAAATAATTGAAATGATACATTTGAATGAAACTTTATATTGTGCAGGAATTGCATGTTCTAGTGAAGGACATCCAACAGTAGCTGGTTCATATGAGATAGATATGCTTCTTGCAAATATATGCAAACAAAATGTAACTAGATTCCCATATGAAATAGCAAGACTGGCTGAAGATATTGCTGGAGGATTGTTTGTAACTATGCCTTCTGAAAAAGATTACAGAGATCCAGTATTGGGAGCATATATAGATAAATACTTGAAAGGAGTAGCAGCTGTACCTACAATAGACAGAATGAAAGTACTTAGACTTATAGAAAATCTTACACTTGGAACAGCAGCAGTTGGATATAGAACTGAATCTATGCATGGAGCAGGATCACCTCAAGCACAAAGAATTATGATAAGCAGACAATCTAATCTTGAAGTTAAAAAACAATTTGTAAAAGATATCTTAGACATTAAGGACTAA
- a CDS encoding Predicted acetyltransferase involved in intracellular survival and related acetyltransferases, whose translation MEIRYGNDKDKAKAEYIWKECFTDSENEVDFYFNELYRKENFLLMEDGEREIRASLHENPYEIIVNDEVIPSFYIVAVAVSPQYRGRGYMGELIRYSLKNARKKGLDFIFLSPINSEIYKRYGFGYMSSLEKYSMSMKDIPFDRIDKAYEIKKVSDEKNMYKDLVEIYEKKMKNNFAYLKRDENYYRRALKEMENENGDIYIFYLENRPVGYISLYRREESIEVREFFGISRGVVESMYAFIKTYREYYSELIIKAPVKSNLNFYIHNQVAMKKMNLHL comes from the coding sequence ATGGAAATAAGATATGGAAATGATAAGGATAAAGCAAAAGCTGAATATATATGGAAAGAGTGTTTTACAGACAGTGAAAATGAGGTAGATTTTTATTTTAATGAATTGTATAGAAAAGAAAATTTTTTACTTATGGAAGATGGAGAAAGGGAGATAAGAGCTTCACTTCATGAAAATCCATATGAAATAATAGTAAATGATGAGGTTATTCCATCTTTTTATATAGTTGCAGTAGCTGTTTCCCCTCAATATCGTGGAAGAGGGTATATGGGAGAACTTATAAGATACAGTTTGAAAAATGCAAGGAAAAAAGGGTTGGACTTTATTTTTCTTAGTCCTATAAACAGTGAAATATATAAAAGATATGGCTTTGGATATATGAGCAGTCTTGAAAAATATAGTATGTCTATGAAAGATATCCCTTTTGATAGAATAGATAAAGCATATGAAATAAAAAAAGTATCTGATGAAAAAAATATGTATAAAGATTTGGTAGAAATTTATGAGAAAAAGATGAAAAATAATTTTGCCTATTTAAAAAGAGATGAAAATTATTATAGAAGAGCTTTGAAAGAGATGGAAAATGAAAATGGAGATATTTATATATTCTATTTGGAGAATAGACCAGTTGGATATATTTCATTATACAGAAGAGAAGAAAGTATAGAAGTCAGAGAGTTCTTCGGAATAAGCAGAGGTGTAGTCGAATCAATGTATGCTTTTATAAAAACATATAGAGAATACTACTCAGAGCTTATAATAAAAGCTCCTGTAAAGAGCAATCTGAATTTTTATATTCATAATCAGGTAGCTATGAAAAAAATGAATCTCCATTTATAA
- the nifA_2 gene encoding Nif-specific regulatory protein, whose translation MGKKGYGFLFKGKKETKSLKDEIIENTYVNKMMKSIVDSSYDGIYVTDGEANTLLVNKSYGRITGLNIEELIGKNMKDLVEAGVYDNSGSLAVIETGKEATVNQKLSSGKEILVTSVPVFDENGAIKYIVTNVRDLSEMERLRRELFLNQNLTQKYKDELENMKEQLVDIDDITFRDKSMFNTLKMILKISKMDTSVLLTGETGTGKTHIAKLIHKYSNRNEKTFIEINCGAIPESLIESEFFGYEAGAFTGASKKGKMGVFELANNSTLFLDEISELNIDLQVKLLKVLESLEVRRIGGEKIIQTNARIIAATNRNLRELIKEGKFREDLYYRLNVLSINIPSLKERKDDIIPLCLRFLKEFNEKYNVEKFFNKEIIEVFYRYQWPGNIREMRNLIEQLVIISQGNEISTDYLPKYIFQNGTLESLYEKTEKADEFFQYYKMSLKEATLKFQQNLIKNMLKEKGSQRQVAKALQVDPATITRKLTGRE comes from the coding sequence ATGGGGAAAAAAGGGTATGGGTTTTTATTCAAGGGGAAAAAAGAAACAAAATCTTTAAAAGATGAGATTATAGAAAATACATATGTGAATAAAATGATGAAATCTATAGTTGATTCATCTTATGATGGAATTTATGTGACTGATGGAGAGGCTAATACTCTTTTGGTAAATAAGTCATATGGAAGAATTACAGGTTTGAATATAGAGGAATTGATTGGGAAGAATATGAAGGATTTAGTTGAAGCAGGAGTATATGATAATTCAGGTTCTCTTGCAGTAATAGAAACAGGCAAGGAAGCTACTGTGAATCAAAAACTTTCTTCTGGAAAAGAGATACTGGTAACAAGTGTGCCAGTATTTGATGAAAATGGAGCAATAAAATATATAGTGACTAATGTGAGAGATTTATCAGAGATGGAAAGACTTCGTAGGGAATTATTCTTAAATCAAAATCTGACTCAGAAATATAAAGATGAATTGGAAAATATGAAAGAACAGCTTGTGGATATAGATGATATAACATTTAGAGATAAATCAATGTTCAATACTTTGAAAATGATATTGAAAATATCTAAGATGGATACTTCTGTGCTTTTGACGGGAGAAACTGGAACTGGAAAAACTCATATAGCTAAATTAATACATAAATACAGCAATAGAAATGAAAAGACATTTATTGAAATAAATTGTGGAGCTATACCAGAAAGCCTTATAGAATCAGAATTTTTTGGATATGAAGCAGGAGCTTTTACAGGAGCATCTAAAAAAGGAAAGATGGGAGTATTTGAACTTGCTAATAATTCCACTCTGTTTTTAGATGAGATATCAGAATTAAATATAGATTTACAGGTAAAATTATTGAAAGTCTTGGAAAGTTTGGAAGTGAGGCGTATAGGGGGAGAAAAAATCATTCAGACTAATGCAAGGATAATAGCTGCTACAAATAGAAATCTGAGGGAATTGATAAAAGAGGGAAAATTCAGGGAAGATTTGTATTACAGACTGAATGTACTGTCTATAAATATCCCATCTTTAAAAGAGAGAAAAGATGATATAATTCCTTTGTGTCTAAGATTCTTGAAAGAGTTTAATGAAAAATACAATGTTGAAAAATTCTTCAATAAAGAAATAATAGAAGTATTCTACAGATATCAATGGCCTGGAAATATAAGAGAAATGAGGAATCTCATAGAACAATTAGTAATAATATCTCAAGGAAATGAAATTTCTACTGACTACCTTCCTAAATATATTTTTCAAAATGGAACTTTAGAGAGCCTATATGAAAAAACAGAGAAGGCTGATGAATTTTTCCAATATTATAAAATGAGCTTAAAGGAGGCTACTCTTAAATTTCAGCAGAATCTTATTAAAAATATGCTCAAGGAAAAAGGTTCACAAAGGCAGGTTGCAAAAGCACTTCAGGTAGATCCAGCAACAATTACAAGGAAGCTCACAGGCAGGGAATAA